From Sporosarcina sp. Marseille-Q4943, the proteins below share one genomic window:
- a CDS encoding dicarboxylate/amino acid:cation symporter, with product MKLARNIIIALIAGVVVGLILNLFAPEVFGFMDKYLFKPLGSIFLNLMKMLVIPVVFVSIALGTVGIGDPKKLGRIGGKTIGYFLATTAIAIVIALSLALMLKPGAGGNFDTSGANYEAAEAPPVMDTLLGIIPTNPVSAMAEGNMLQIIFFAALVGFGIAMLGKRVERVTELLEQANELIMYLITFVMKFAPYGAFGLIASAVGSQGFDALQAMGMYMGVVLGALLIHSIVVYGGTVSLLGKRNPIWFFKNFFPAQVVAFSTASSAATLPISMKTAQERLKVPESISSFTQSLGATINMDGTAIMQGAAVVFIAQAYGIELSMGQLLTVVLTAVLASIGTAAVPGAGLIMLAMVLTSVGLPVEGIALVLGVDRLLDMVRTAVNITGDAACAVVVAQTEGVLGEPDDGRVLASTKTI from the coding sequence ATGAAGTTAGCACGCAATATTATCATTGCCCTCATTGCCGGTGTCGTTGTCGGACTAATTCTGAACTTGTTCGCCCCGGAAGTTTTCGGATTTATGGATAAGTACCTGTTCAAGCCGTTAGGAAGCATCTTCCTGAACCTTATGAAGATGCTCGTCATCCCGGTCGTCTTTGTTTCCATCGCGCTTGGAACGGTAGGCATAGGTGATCCTAAGAAGCTAGGAAGGATTGGAGGGAAGACGATAGGATATTTCTTGGCTACAACTGCCATCGCCATCGTCATTGCCCTCTCCTTGGCACTCATGCTGAAGCCGGGTGCAGGAGGAAACTTTGATACGTCAGGAGCGAATTATGAAGCGGCAGAAGCACCGCCAGTCATGGATACGTTGCTGGGTATCATCCCGACGAATCCGGTCTCTGCAATGGCAGAAGGGAATATGCTGCAAATCATCTTCTTTGCAGCTTTAGTTGGATTCGGGATCGCAATGCTCGGCAAGCGGGTGGAGCGAGTCACCGAATTGCTGGAGCAGGCGAATGAACTAATTATGTATCTCATCACCTTCGTCATGAAGTTTGCACCATATGGAGCTTTCGGCTTGATTGCGTCAGCAGTCGGCAGTCAAGGATTCGACGCGCTGCAGGCGATGGGGATGTATATGGGCGTTGTCCTAGGCGCTCTTCTCATCCACTCGATCGTCGTCTACGGGGGCACGGTGTCCTTGCTCGGAAAACGGAATCCGATCTGGTTCTTCAAGAACTTCTTTCCGGCGCAGGTCGTCGCCTTCAGTACGGCGAGCTCCGCGGCAACGCTTCCGATTTCCATGAAGACTGCGCAGGAGAGGCTGAAAGTGCCGGAGTCGATCAGTTCTTTCACACAATCTTTAGGCGCGACGATCAACATGGACGGAACGGCAATCATGCAAGGGGCGGCAGTTGTTTTCATCGCCCAAGCTTATGGCATTGAACTGTCAATGGGACAATTGCTCACCGTCGTCCTTACCGCAGTCCTTGCCAGCATTGGGACTGCCGCCGTGCCGGGTGCAGGGCTGATCATGCTGGCGATGGTTTTGACATCTGTCGGTCTACCTGTCGAAGGAATTGCACTCGTCTTAGGGGTCGACCGACTGCTTGACATGGTGCGTACGGCCGTCAACATCACAGGAGATGCAGCTTGCGCAGTTGTCGTTGCTCAGACGGAGGGTGTCCTCGGCGAACCGGATGATGGCCGGGTGCTAGCTAGTACAAAGACTATCTGA
- a CDS encoding thiol-disulfide oxidoreductase DCC family protein yields MKRIVLFDGECNFCNSSVQFIIKRDPAAHFLFSSLQSETGEKYVKQYQIPDDVDSIVLIENGKAYTKSSAALRIAKKLDGLWHLLFLFILVPRKIRDGFYDYFARNRYRWFGKNEGACMLPSPEERKRFI; encoded by the coding sequence ATGAAACGAATTGTATTATTCGATGGAGAATGCAACTTTTGTAATTCAAGTGTGCAATTCATAATAAAACGTGATCCTGCTGCCCACTTCCTTTTTTCTTCATTGCAAAGCGAAACCGGCGAAAAGTATGTGAAGCAATACCAAATTCCGGATGATGTCGATAGCATCGTATTGATTGAAAACGGAAAGGCGTACACAAAATCTTCCGCAGCACTCCGTATCGCAAAAAAGTTGGATGGCTTATGGCATCTCTTGTTTCTATTTATACTCGTCCCACGTAAAATCCGTGACGGCTTTTACGACTATTTTGCGCGCAACCGCTATCGGTGGTTCGGCAAAAATGAAGGTGCGTGCATGCTTCCTTCTCCGGAAGAAAGAAAACGATTTATTTAA
- the metH gene encoding methionine synthase, whose translation MPKHPIEQQLKNRILIIDGAMGTMLQAEDLSTDDFGGEEYDGCNEYLNILRPDILDKIHRAYLEAGADIICTNTFGGTPLVLDEFSLGHRASEINKKAVEIAIKCAADYSTPEWPRYVAGAIGPTTKTLSVTGGITFDKLSDDFYVQAKALIEGGADLLLMETSQDMLNVKAGTIGIKRAFDETGIELPVMISGTIEPMGTTLAGQSIEAFYISIEHIKPLSVGLNCATGPEFMTDHLRSLSDLATSYVTCYPNAGLPDEEGHYHESPESLSLKLKGFAEKGWLNMVGGCCGTTPDHTRALREAVDGLTPRQKPENGHDHAVSGIEPLLYDPSMRPLLIGERTNVIGSRKFKRLIVEEKFEEASEIARAQVRGGAHVLDICLANPDRDELEDMKNFMQEVVKKVKVPLVIDSTDEKVIEEALKFSQGKAIINSINLEDGEERFDAVMPLVKKFGAAVVVGTIDEIGMAVSRERKLEIAERSYDLLVNKWGIAPEDIIFDPLVFPVGTGDAQYIGSAVETIEGIRLIKEKMPRSLTTLGVSNVSFGLPPVGREVLNAVYLYHCTQAGLDYAIVNTEKLERYASIPENEIKLANDLLFTTTDQTLADFTDFYRDKKKEKTEDDIPKTVPERLAYYVVEGTKEGLIPDLEAALEMYDSPLEVINGPLMEGMSEVGRLFNDNQLIVAEVLQSAEVMKASVSFLEQFMEKKEDDSGKGKIILATVKGDVHDIGKNLVDIILSNNGYRVIDIGIKVTPATLIDVIRKEKPDIIGLSGLLVKSAQQMVLTAQDFKAAGIDTPVMVGGAALTRRFTETKIAPEYDGPVIYAKDAMQGLDLANRLQGGDKEALLNELVEKQEKRIESEAIRATRDTAVAVLPRPVKTVREDAPVFVPSDLRRRVLRDYSVSHLYPYVNMRTLIGHHLGLRGNVDKMLSNGEERAVQLHEMVTGFLESGNLSASGLYQFFPAQADGDDVIIYDPEDAKTEIERFTFPRQSKEPFLCLADYLKTVESGEMDYVALMQVTAGHGVREYANRLKAEGKFLESHAFQATALELAEGFAERVHQEIRDQWGFPDATDFTMRDRFAAKYQGQRFSFGYPACPNLEDQSKLFGLLKPEDIGVHLTEEFMMEPEASVSAIVFAHPDARYFNVD comes from the coding sequence ATGCCTAAACATCCAATCGAACAACAGCTAAAAAACAGAATCCTCATCATAGACGGAGCGATGGGCACAATGCTGCAAGCGGAAGATCTCTCGACAGACGATTTCGGCGGAGAGGAATACGATGGCTGTAACGAATATTTGAATATCCTTCGCCCCGATATCCTCGATAAGATCCACCGGGCCTATTTGGAGGCGGGAGCGGATATCATTTGCACGAACACATTCGGAGGCACCCCCCTCGTACTGGACGAATTCAGCCTCGGCCACCGGGCTTCTGAAATTAATAAAAAGGCTGTGGAAATCGCGATAAAATGTGCAGCCGACTACTCGACACCGGAGTGGCCGCGTTACGTCGCCGGCGCAATCGGTCCGACAACGAAGACGCTTTCCGTCACAGGAGGAATTACATTCGACAAGCTTTCTGACGATTTCTATGTGCAAGCAAAGGCATTGATCGAAGGCGGTGCTGATCTTTTATTGATGGAAACGAGCCAAGACATGCTCAATGTAAAAGCGGGGACAATCGGGATCAAACGGGCTTTCGACGAAACAGGTATCGAGCTCCCTGTCATGATATCGGGGACGATTGAACCGATGGGAACGACTTTGGCCGGGCAAAGCATCGAAGCGTTCTATATATCGATTGAGCATATTAAGCCGCTGTCAGTCGGATTGAACTGTGCGACAGGTCCGGAATTCATGACGGATCATCTGCGCTCACTTTCCGATCTTGCGACGAGCTATGTCACGTGCTATCCAAACGCCGGATTGCCTGACGAAGAAGGTCATTACCATGAATCGCCTGAATCCTTATCCTTGAAGCTGAAAGGATTCGCGGAAAAAGGATGGCTGAATATGGTCGGCGGCTGTTGCGGCACGACCCCTGATCATACCCGCGCGCTCCGTGAAGCGGTTGACGGTCTCACCCCGCGCCAGAAGCCTGAGAACGGGCATGACCATGCTGTTTCAGGCATCGAACCGTTATTATATGACCCATCGATGCGCCCGCTGTTAATCGGCGAACGAACGAATGTCATCGGTTCAAGGAAGTTCAAACGGTTGATTGTCGAAGAAAAATTCGAGGAGGCTTCCGAGATTGCACGTGCTCAAGTGCGCGGCGGTGCTCACGTCCTAGACATTTGCCTTGCGAATCCGGATCGTGATGAGCTTGAAGACATGAAGAACTTCATGCAGGAAGTCGTCAAAAAGGTGAAAGTGCCTCTTGTCATCGATTCGACGGATGAAAAGGTCATCGAAGAGGCGTTGAAGTTCTCCCAAGGAAAAGCGATCATCAACTCCATCAATTTGGAGGATGGCGAAGAACGATTCGACGCGGTGATGCCTCTCGTGAAGAAATTCGGCGCTGCTGTCGTCGTCGGGACGATTGATGAAATCGGAATGGCAGTGTCGCGCGAACGGAAGCTTGAGATTGCGGAACGCTCCTATGATCTCCTTGTGAACAAATGGGGAATCGCTCCTGAAGATATCATTTTCGATCCGCTCGTGTTCCCTGTCGGAACGGGTGATGCACAATACATCGGTTCGGCAGTTGAAACGATCGAAGGCATCCGGCTGATCAAGGAGAAAATGCCGCGGTCGTTGACGACGCTCGGCGTGAGTAACGTTTCCTTCGGGCTGCCCCCTGTCGGCCGTGAAGTACTGAACGCGGTGTACTTGTATCATTGCACCCAGGCGGGACTCGATTACGCGATTGTCAATACGGAGAAGTTGGAACGGTACGCTTCCATTCCGGAGAATGAAATAAAACTTGCGAATGATCTTCTGTTCACGACAACCGATCAGACGCTTGCGGATTTCACGGATTTCTACCGGGATAAGAAGAAAGAGAAGACCGAGGACGATATTCCGAAGACGGTTCCTGAACGGCTCGCGTATTACGTCGTCGAAGGGACGAAGGAAGGCCTGATCCCTGACTTGGAGGCGGCGCTCGAGATGTATGATTCGCCGCTCGAAGTCATTAACGGACCGTTGATGGAAGGGATGTCGGAGGTCGGCCGCCTGTTCAACGATAACCAACTGATCGTAGCTGAAGTATTACAAAGCGCGGAAGTGATGAAGGCTTCGGTTTCATTCCTCGAGCAGTTCATGGAGAAGAAAGAGGACGATTCCGGTAAAGGAAAAATCATTTTGGCTACGGTCAAAGGGGATGTCCATGACATCGGGAAAAACCTTGTCGACATCATCTTGAGTAATAACGGGTACCGCGTCATCGATATTGGCATTAAAGTGACGCCAGCGACCCTCATTGACGTCATCCGGAAAGAGAAGCCGGACATTATCGGGCTGTCCGGATTGCTCGTGAAGTCTGCACAGCAAATGGTGCTCACCGCCCAAGATTTCAAGGCGGCAGGCATCGACACGCCTGTCATGGTCGGCGGCGCTGCATTGACACGAAGATTCACGGAGACGAAGATCGCACCGGAATACGATGGGCCGGTCATCTATGCGAAGGATGCGATGCAAGGACTCGACCTTGCCAACCGGTTGCAGGGCGGAGACAAAGAGGCTTTGCTGAATGAACTCGTGGAAAAGCAGGAGAAGCGTATCGAATCAGAGGCGATTCGTGCGACGCGGGATACCGCGGTTGCCGTATTACCGAGGCCAGTGAAGACAGTGCGGGAAGATGCGCCGGTTTTCGTCCCATCGGACTTGCGTAGACGTGTCCTTAGAGATTACTCAGTCTCGCATTTGTACCCTTACGTCAATATGCGGACGCTGATCGGGCATCATTTGGGGTTGCGCGGCAATGTCGATAAGATGCTTTCGAATGGCGAGGAGCGTGCAGTGCAGCTTCATGAAATGGTGACGGGCTTCCTGGAATCCGGCAATCTCTCCGCTTCCGGCTTGTACCAGTTCTTCCCCGCGCAGGCGGACGGAGACGATGTGATCATATATGATCCGGAAGACGCGAAGACGGAAATCGAACGCTTCACGTTCCCCCGTCAAAGCAAGGAGCCGTTCCTCTGCCTCGCCGACTATTTGAAGACGGTGGAAAGCGGTGAGATGGACTATGTTGCGCTCATGCAAGTAACGGCGGGACACGGTGTACGGGAGTATGCGAACAGGTTGAAGGCGGAAGGGAAATTCCTCGAGAGCCATGCGTTCCAAGCGACAGCGCTTGAATTGGCGGAAGGATTCGCCGAGCGTGTCCACCAGGAAATCCGTGATCAATGGGGATTCCCGGACGCCACCGATTTCACGATGCGCGACCGGTTCGCTGCCAAATACCAAGGTCAGCGCTTCTCGTTCGGCTATCCGGCTTGTCCGAACCTTGAGGATCAGTCTAAACTCTTCGGGTTGCTGAAACCGGAAGACATCGGCGTCCATTTAACCGAGGAGTTCATGATGGAGCCGGAAGCATCGGTATCGGCCATCGTATTTGCGCATCCAGACGCGCGGTATTTTAATGTGGATTGA
- a CDS encoding S-layer homology domain-containing protein yields MGKKFICNLFALLALVLYVGMAPLQIVNADTTVEHSANEVAAPTWVASASYLALGDSLAAGMDHLGKMGEGYADYLAGTLEETGLLDSFNKTFAVPGYTTKDVLKDIEANVTRKDADGNSIQLHDAIAKADLVTISAGANDVLAHVKIDPSTFALTYDEKALQMEIKQVGLNLMQIITAIHKINPDAQVYVMGYYNPYPHLPKEIQPLLAQLLDGVNKAIETAAQLPNVDWVETADIVAKDFKVNLPNPQNIHLSPEGYQIVAEQFWNKVQADYPWIPVDAFVADEVTTDSVTLAWKPATSKGQIATYDIYLGDEKVGSVGGDVFTFTVGDLEENQSYAFSILAVDENGMSSEDSPSVTVTTKAAASLFNDIQGHWAEEAIEQAASLGIFNGYADGSFKPDNGLTRAQAASVFVRALNLPAADISVPFDDIGDYAAATQSDIQTAFANGLVKGENGHFKPTQNVSRAQLALMVWRVAIGELGGAMSESNSFTPPTDMGDYDAETVHAIATMSGLGVISLEDGAFKPTEQATRAFAASLLTKLLSLSNQ; encoded by the coding sequence ATGGGAAAAAAGTTCATATGTAATCTGTTCGCTCTGTTGGCGCTCGTACTGTATGTGGGAATGGCTCCCCTTCAAATTGTAAACGCCGACACTACTGTCGAGCATAGTGCAAACGAAGTTGCCGCACCGACGTGGGTCGCCTCCGCGAGTTATCTCGCGTTAGGGGATTCGCTCGCAGCAGGGATGGACCATCTCGGTAAAATGGGTGAAGGCTATGCCGATTACCTGGCAGGCACTCTGGAAGAAACAGGGCTATTGGATTCGTTCAATAAAACATTCGCTGTGCCTGGCTATACGACTAAGGATGTACTGAAGGACATCGAAGCAAATGTGACGCGGAAAGATGCTGACGGCAATTCCATCCAACTGCATGACGCGATTGCCAAAGCAGACTTAGTCACGATCAGTGCCGGCGCGAACGATGTGCTTGCGCATGTGAAAATTGATCCGTCGACGTTTGCTCTGACGTATGACGAGAAAGCGCTTCAAATGGAAATTAAGCAAGTGGGTCTAAACTTGATGCAGATCATTACAGCAATCCATAAGATTAATCCTGACGCGCAAGTGTATGTGATGGGCTATTACAATCCTTATCCTCACCTACCTAAGGAGATTCAACCTTTGCTCGCACAGCTGTTGGACGGTGTGAATAAAGCGATTGAGACGGCAGCGCAATTGCCGAATGTCGATTGGGTGGAGACTGCCGATATCGTTGCAAAGGATTTCAAAGTCAATTTGCCCAATCCGCAAAATATCCACTTAAGTCCTGAAGGCTATCAGATTGTGGCGGAACAGTTTTGGAATAAAGTACAAGCTGATTATCCTTGGATACCTGTCGATGCTTTTGTAGCCGATGAAGTGACAACGGATTCTGTCACGCTCGCTTGGAAGCCGGCGACGTCTAAAGGTCAGATTGCGACGTATGATATTTATCTCGGCGATGAAAAGGTCGGATCTGTTGGAGGAGATGTGTTTACATTCACGGTCGGGGATTTGGAAGAAAATCAATCGTATGCATTTTCTATCTTGGCGGTAGATGAAAACGGCATGAGCAGCGAGGATTCGCCTTCCGTCACAGTGACGACGAAAGCGGCAGCCTCATTATTCAACGATATTCAAGGTCATTGGGCCGAAGAAGCGATTGAGCAAGCCGCTTCACTCGGGATTTTCAATGGATATGCGGATGGATCGTTCAAGCCGGATAATGGATTGACCCGGGCGCAAGCGGCTTCAGTTTTCGTGCGGGCACTGAACTTGCCGGCCGCAGACATTTCGGTGCCATTCGATGATATCGGCGATTATGCCGCAGCGACGCAATCCGATATTCAAACGGCATTTGCAAACGGCCTCGTCAAAGGTGAAAACGGTCATTTCAAACCGACGCAGAATGTGAGTCGTGCACAGTTGGCGCTAATGGTATGGCGTGTAGCTATCGGTGAACTCGGCGGCGCTATGTCTGAGTCCAATTCATTCACTCCTCCGACTGATATGGGTGATTATGACGCGGAGACGGTCCATGCAATTGCAACGATGAGCGGACTCGGTGTCATTTCGTTGGAGGATGGAGCTTTCAAACCGACTGAACAAGCGACGCGCGCATTTGCTGCGAGTCTGTTGACGAAATTATTGAGTCTATCCAATCAGTAA
- a CDS encoding deoxyribodipyrimidine photo-lyase, producing the protein MKRTIVWFRKDFRLHDNPALWEAAEEGIVIPVFIWSEEEKQAYAESEASLWWLYHSVASLEKGLQARGLKLFIKSGDEFDALVEVMEEAGADAVYFNERYEPAERTKGSRIAAQLESIGMEVQTFHGLLLFNPDLVNKLGEPYKVFTSFWKRCLQETVDRPLPVPEGMKGTDRKIETLSLDQLRMLDKHPWHQKFHEYWEPGEEAAVEKWEQFSDDGIFYYGTERDLISSGSSSMLSPYLAAGNISVKAMWHSAKRVYEEMPEIEFHRSIDTFLKQLIWRDFAYHQLIHYPDIIRIPLRKQFADFPWQGTAEQLMKWKRGQTGYPLVDAGMRELWETGMMHNRVRMVTASFLVKHLLIPWGEGYDWFKNTLLDFDTANNAMGWQWITGCGIDCAPYFRVFNPFLQSEKFDSDGEYIRKWVPELSGLQAPYIHRPWEAPPSVLEEAGIQMGVTYPLPIVDHAAARKRALEAYQQVKGK; encoded by the coding sequence ATGAAACGGACAATTGTATGGTTCCGTAAAGATTTTCGGTTACATGATAACCCTGCGTTATGGGAGGCGGCCGAAGAGGGAATTGTCATTCCTGTCTTCATTTGGTCAGAAGAAGAAAAGCAGGCATACGCGGAGAGTGAAGCCTCCTTATGGTGGCTCTACCATTCGGTGGCATCTCTTGAAAAGGGGCTTCAGGCACGTGGCTTGAAGCTCTTTATTAAATCTGGAGATGAGTTTGATGCGCTTGTCGAAGTAATGGAAGAAGCGGGTGCGGATGCCGTTTATTTCAATGAACGCTATGAGCCTGCTGAGAGAACGAAGGGAAGCAGGATTGCAGCACAGCTCGAATCGATCGGGATGGAGGTGCAAACATTCCACGGACTCCTTTTATTCAATCCCGATCTTGTGAATAAACTAGGCGAACCTTATAAAGTGTTCACTTCTTTTTGGAAGAGGTGTTTGCAGGAGACTGTAGACCGCCCGCTGCCTGTTCCAGAAGGGATGAAAGGAACAGACCGAAAGATTGAAACACTTTCCTTGGATCAGTTACGCATGTTGGATAAACATCCGTGGCATCAGAAATTCCACGAGTACTGGGAGCCCGGGGAGGAAGCGGCGGTTGAGAAATGGGAACAGTTTTCTGATGATGGAATATTTTATTACGGAACAGAGAGGGACCTCATTTCGAGCGGTTCTTCCTCTATGCTCTCTCCTTATCTTGCTGCAGGTAACATTAGTGTGAAGGCGATGTGGCATTCTGCGAAAAGAGTATATGAGGAGATGCCGGAAATAGAGTTTCATCGATCGATTGATACTTTTCTTAAACAATTGATATGGCGTGATTTTGCCTACCATCAACTGATTCATTACCCAGACATTATTCGGATCCCATTGCGGAAGCAATTTGCAGACTTTCCTTGGCAAGGCACAGCTGAGCAACTCATGAAATGGAAAAGGGGGCAGACGGGCTATCCGCTCGTCGATGCCGGTATGCGGGAACTGTGGGAAACAGGTATGATGCATAACCGTGTACGAATGGTAACCGCCTCGTTTTTAGTCAAACATCTGTTGATTCCGTGGGGAGAGGGCTACGACTGGTTCAAAAATACGCTCCTCGACTTTGACACCGCCAACAACGCAATGGGATGGCAATGGATAACAGGATGCGGCATTGACTGTGCACCTTACTTTAGAGTCTTCAATCCGTTCTTGCAAAGTGAAAAGTTTGACTCGGATGGCGAGTATATACGGAAATGGGTGCCGGAACTTTCCGGTCTGCAAGCCCCGTATATCCATAGGCCGTGGGAAGCGCCACCGTCCGTGTTAGAAGAGGCGGGCATTCAAATGGGTGTGACATATCCCTTACCGATTGTCGATCACGCCGCTGCGAGGAAGCGTGCATTGGAAGCTTATCAGCAAGTGAAAGGGAAATAG
- a CDS encoding bifunctional homocysteine S-methyltransferase/methylenetetrahydrofolate reductase, producing the protein MRLLDRLKDNVLVADGAMGTLLYSYGIDFCYEELNVEKPEIIEKIHREYIDAGADIIQTNTYGANSLKLARYGMEHRVKEFNEAAIRIAKRAAAPGNQFVLGTIGGLRGIRKSDASLTEVLTMVREQADALLSGDPDGLLLETYYDFEELSTVVTELRKLTNLPLIAQVAMDEPGVLQNGMNLNDALHQLEALGADVVGVNCRLGPYHTIQAFEKVTIPERAFLSAAPNASLLDVEDGRIVYASEADYFGRAATLLHDEGVRLIGGCCGTTPKHIAAAKKQLAGLPPVTKKIVTPEKPIIIREAEPTKHVPLHIKAKTQRTVIVELDTPRHLETEQYFIGANELHAAGVDAVTLADNSLASPRISNMAMGSMLKHEHHIRPLVHLTCRDHNLIGLQSHLMGLDALGIHDILAVTGDPTKVGDFPGATSVYDVSSMELLQLIKQLNEGISFTGKPLRKKAKFSVAAAFNPNVRVLDRAVQRLEKKIECGADYFITQPVYTKEKIIDIHEATKHLDTPIFIGIMPLTNIRNAEFLHHEVPGIKLSEEVLDRMAACGDDREKATQEGINIAKELIDTAAELFNGIYIITPFLRYDMSLELISHIKELDGKKERSIVHA; encoded by the coding sequence ATGAGATTGCTTGATCGGTTAAAAGATAATGTACTGGTGGCGGACGGGGCGATGGGGACGCTGCTGTATTCATATGGCATTGATTTTTGTTATGAAGAATTGAACGTTGAGAAGCCTGAAATTATTGAGAAGATCCACCGCGAGTATATCGATGCGGGGGCGGATATCATCCAGACGAATACATATGGTGCTAATTCTCTCAAGCTCGCCCGTTACGGTATGGAGCATCGGGTAAAGGAATTCAACGAGGCGGCGATCCGGATTGCGAAGCGTGCCGCGGCGCCTGGCAATCAATTCGTGCTTGGGACAATCGGCGGTCTGCGCGGCATCCGGAAAAGTGACGCTTCGCTAACCGAAGTGCTGACGATGGTGCGTGAACAGGCTGACGCTTTGCTTTCCGGCGATCCCGACGGACTGTTGCTAGAGACATATTACGATTTTGAAGAATTGTCGACGGTCGTTACCGAGCTGCGGAAACTAACGAATCTGCCGCTCATTGCGCAAGTCGCAATGGATGAGCCCGGTGTCTTGCAAAATGGAATGAATCTCAATGACGCGCTTCATCAGCTGGAAGCGTTAGGAGCGGATGTCGTCGGCGTCAACTGCCGGTTAGGTCCGTATCATACGATCCAAGCATTTGAAAAAGTGACGATTCCGGAGCGAGCGTTCCTTTCCGCAGCTCCGAATGCAAGCTTGCTCGATGTCGAGGATGGACGGATCGTTTATGCGTCCGAAGCCGATTATTTCGGGCGTGCAGCAACCCTACTCCACGATGAGGGCGTCCGCCTGATCGGGGGATGCTGCGGAACGACGCCAAAGCATATCGCCGCCGCGAAAAAACAGTTGGCGGGACTGCCGCCGGTCACGAAAAAAATCGTCACACCTGAAAAACCGATTATCATCCGGGAAGCGGAACCTACAAAACACGTACCGCTTCATATAAAGGCCAAAACGCAAAGGACAGTCATCGTGGAACTAGATACGCCCCGCCATTTGGAGACAGAGCAATACTTCATCGGCGCGAATGAATTGCACGCAGCCGGTGTCGACGCCGTCACATTGGCGGACAATTCCCTCGCCTCCCCTCGCATTAGCAATATGGCGATGGGGTCGATGTTGAAGCATGAACATCATATCCGGCCGCTCGTCCACTTGACGTGCCGCGACCATAACTTGATCGGGCTGCAATCCCATTTGATGGGGCTCGATGCGCTTGGAATCCATGACATCCTCGCCGTCACGGGAGATCCGACGAAAGTGGGCGATTTCCCCGGCGCGACGAGCGTCTATGACGTCTCCAGCATGGAGTTGCTGCAGCTCATCAAACAATTGAACGAAGGGATTTCCTTCACGGGCAAGCCTCTTCGAAAAAAGGCGAAATTCTCGGTCGCTGCAGCGTTCAATCCGAATGTCCGCGTTCTCGACCGTGCTGTGCAGCGGCTCGAAAAGAAAATTGAGTGCGGGGCGGATTATTTCATTACACAGCCCGTCTATACGAAGGAGAAGATCATCGACATTCACGAAGCGACGAAGCATTTGGATACGCCGATCTTCATCGGCATCATGCCGCTCACAAATATTCGGAATGCCGAATTCCTGCACCATGAAGTGCCGGGCATCAAACTGTCCGAAGAGGTGCTCGACCGGATGGCCGCATGCGGGGATGACCGTGAAAAAGCGACACAGGAAGGCATTAATATAGCGAAGGAACTGATCGACACAGCAGCGGAACTATTCAACGGCATCTATATCATTACGCCGTTTCTCCGCTATGACATGTCTTTGGAACTCATCAGCCATATAAAAGAACTTGACGGGAAGAAGGAGAGGAGTATTGTCCATGCCTAA
- a CDS encoding histidine kinase codes for MRIFKFSVPIALLVAGIAWWMLHKNFQEVPGMSRMWITIGAAVLSGILAHFLFPKSEDN; via the coding sequence TTGAGGATTTTCAAATTTTCCGTCCCGATTGCACTCCTTGTTGCCGGAATTGCATGGTGGATGCTCCATAAAAACTTTCAAGAAGTTCCGGGCATGTCGAGAATGTGGATCACGATAGGCGCAGCCGTCCTAAGCGGAATACTCGCCCATTTTTTATTCCCGAAAAGTGAAGACAACTAG